A segment of the Mercurialis annua linkage group LG4, ddMerAnnu1.2, whole genome shotgun sequence genome:
tctttttctctcttttttgtACACATTTTTTTCCAAAGATAATAGTAACTGACAGTGAATCTCTTGCACTGATGTCCTGAAAGGGGAAGCACATCTTGGCACCTATTTGGTTAATCTATTGTTTAAATTCTTTGCTAATCGTATTTTCGGAGCAGTtttgtttaatatatataaatataaaaaaaaaacaaatttagtttgattttttgaaTAGCTGTTCTATTTTGAACGGAAAAATTAATCTAGCagattggtttgatttggtttgaacCGAATGCTTACCAAATTGTGCTTGATAGAAGTGGATTGTTaaagcaaaataaaagaaaatctcAGATTAGCTGCGTTGTTGCTTAAATTTGAAGCAATAGAATGTTAATTTAACGTTATCAAATATCAAGAAACTGTCACATCTTCAAGGCAAAATAATATTAAGTTAAAGAATCTAGGGAAGATAAAACAAGAATTATTAATTGTAGAAGGATCTGATTATGATCATTCACCAAGTCAAAATGGCTTGAGGAGATGAAAAATTTACAGTGACTGAACCCATCTCAAGAAAATGCAGAACTCAAgatctttgaaatccatttcaaGAATCTTTCTTGTAATGCTAAGCACTCTCTTGCTAATTAGTCTTCTTACAATGTTCACTTCAACTTCTAATATTTCTTATCCTCCTTTCATCTTCACTACCAAAAAATCCATCTCCAATGACCTAACTTCATTGCCTTATTCACTTCAAACCCAAGTCTCTAATTTGCAGACTCAGCTTGGAGTTTTGCTGCACCAGCTGCACAATGATAGCTCAGATTCAAAAACACTAGCAAAGTTTTCGGATCAAGTGCTTCGCGTAGCGGTATCTTTGGACAAGCTGGCAGATAGTTTATCAGCAACCATATCCACCAATGCTCCTGCAAATGGTGATGAAATGAGCAAAGTTGATAAAGATTTAACCGAACCTGacgaagaaaatgaagaagatcAAGAAAGATCAATGAGTGTGAAAATCTTCGATTCAGGTGAGATTCGGACCTATCTTTCACCAAAACCTAATAGGCAAAGCGGCAAGAAAACGTTTCTTGGAGTAGAAGCAATTAGTTCTTCCGTTGGTTTATTATGTACTACTATGCCAACAAACGTTGACCGTTTCATGAGCTATAAGAAGTACGAGATTTGTCCCGATGACTCGGATTTAGCTCAAAAGCTAATAGTTAATGGATGTGATCCATTACCGAGAAGAAGATGCCTATCAAGAACACCTCAAAATTACAGCAATCCGTTGCCTGCCAACTCCTCTCTTTGGTCACAGCCAAGTGATAATAACATTTTGTGGAGCCATTATCAATGTAAAGGGTACTCATGTCTTATTTCTAAAAGAGGTTTCTCGAAATGTTCGGATTGTTTCGATCTTTCAATACAACGATGGGGTATACCAGAAAATGACTCGGTTTCAGCTGAATTTGGTATCGATCAAGTTTTAAGGTTGAAACCAGGAGAAATTAGGATCGGACTTGATTTTAGCCCTACAACAGGAACATTTGCTGCACTTATGAGAGAAAGAAATGTAACAATTGCTTCTGCAACACTGAATTTAGGGGCACCTTATAATGAGGTGATAGCATTAAGAGGTCTCTTACCTCTCTATCTATCCATTGGTTCGAGATTGCCATTTTTCGATAACACGCTTGATATTGTTCATTCAACTCTGTTTTTAGATGGGTGGATTAGTATGGAACTCCTCCAATTCGCTCTGTTCGATTGGGATCGAGTTCTTCGACCCAAGGGACTACTTTGGATCGATCGTTTCTTCTGTAAGAAAGAGGATATGCAGATGTATTTGGATGAATTTGGAAGACTGGGATATAAGAAGCTACTATGGAGAATTGTTCCTAAAATAGATAAACTTGAAGATGAACTCTTCCTTTCTGCTGTGCTAGAAAAGCCAATTAGAAGATGAAATCACCAATAATGCACAATGAAAAATTGTAACCATAATGTACAATGAAAATTGTAATTCGTAAACAtaaagtattatttatttctgcAAAATGATTGATACCCAAATATGGATAAAAATACaggaaaatatttgaaatagaAAAATACATTTCTACCAAGCCAAGATTCAATACTACAAGAGTATATTGCTATGCCGAATGAAAACGAACACAGCCTCTAATTGTGTCATTGATGTTTACCCTAAAAGAGAACAAAAAGATGTCTATTCTTGAAAGAATATTAGCCATGTCAAAAAGGCTCATCAAAAATCTGTTGGACTGATCCAAATCTATAACTGTTTAATTGGTTCCTCAGCTAATTGCGTCAACCTTCAATATCTGCAAATCTAATTCAGTGACAAAATACAGGAAAAAATTTTGGAGTGCATCTGTTCAGATGCAGCCATCTTCTAGGATAGGTTGAACTTAGCAGCTTGGGTGTAGTAGTAGTAATAAGTAATAACAGAATCACAATTATTCGTCTTTTGCACACAATCGCTCTgcatgaaagaaaaaaatgttcTTAGACCGACTTTTGTACAGAGAGCGACCCCATTCAAGCCGACAaacaaaatcgataaaaatcaAAGTAGCAAATCACatgaagaagagaaaaaaaaattgattgaacAACTGATATTAAATCTCATAGAACTTCAAGAACTTGTCCAGGATTCCAACTAGAAGCAAACTCGAAATGCAGGCTTACACATAATGAAGTTCAGTATCCAAGCAATAAATGTCACATATATAGttgaaataaataaaccaaGATAATACACACACGCAAAGAGACACATCTATGTAGATACACAAAACATTCGACaagttaaaaacttaaaaacacCACAATTCAGTAACAGAGACCTGTTTACCCTGAAATTTCAAGCTAATACACCAAAATAATTGTAGAAATGAGAAATATCCTTACTCAAATATTCATAGGCTATTATCATTGAGGTTCCCCAAGCTGACATGCTGAAAAATCTTGGACCAAACCCTCTATATAAACCTGTCCAACCATCATCCTTGATCAAGTTTTTAACAACTTGTCTTGCAGAGCTTCTCCTTCCTAGTCCCATGACCTAGAAAGTCAGAAACAAAATTTAATCGAAAATACAATATGGTAAATGTCTCTCAACTCTCAATGTCGCAATGAAGTAATCCTAGCATCACACCATGGTCATTCTCACATTTTTGTGGGTAGAAGCACACGTGTAATAAAGATCAGTTATTACTTGAGTAAACCAAGTACAACCACAAAAGACTACAACTGAAAAATATAACTGcaattcaaaaagaatattcATCCTAATTTTAGGAAATTTTAGGCTTCACATATTTCACTCAATAATAATGATAAACCACAATTCAAGTATTAGATACCAATGAAACATAGATTGCAGCATGATTGACCGTATCAATAAAGAAGCTGCTATTTTCAGGTggcatttttaaataaatggtAATTCAACATTCTCCTTCACTTAATAGTTTTAGGAGCATTACTTTAAAAGACAATTTTACAATACATCTTAAGAAACAGAATAAAACAATGTAAGTGTctcaaaaaaagataaaatcgCACCTCAACAAGATGTAACTCTAAAACAAAAAGAAGTTAGAATTGTGATCAGTTTACAGCAAAGACATATTGATAGACTTATCCAAACAAAATTGTTTTATTCTTGTTGAAAGATGCTAAAATACCATAAAGAACAATATAAACAAAGGTACGATACATAAGAAAGTACACAAAACAGTAAAAAGATTTTGACATTTTGTTAACGTGTGGGTATAACAAGTGCATTTCTATGCTTGTacacataaaaaatttataaagagcCTATTCAGTTTTCATCCATATTATATTATGGAGTCTAGAATGACTTGGAACATAGTATGCAAAGGTAAGAGATAAACATAAATTCAGAAATCTAAGACATatcaataaaaatgaaaaaacggtTTGATGTAAAGTACTTCTGCTACCTGCAAGCGAGTCTTGATAGTATCCAATGGGGTTGTAATGCAGGATGCTGTTGCTCCAGCAATAATTCCGCCACTAGCCTGAACTAACATTAACTTCGAATGGCTAGGTGCGGCAATGTCTGCATCAGTACCGTAGCCTAAGAGCCTGTCCAAAGTATCAGAATACAGTAAATAACTGAGATATTCGATCGcgataaaataaagaaaaaataagtgGAAATGTATATGATGTAGAATAAATCCATAGGCTTGATAATCACTCGAATCCTCAAATAGCCATTAGCTCGCAGACATGCGTCTCAGCATCTTGGTCAGCATACAGCCCAAGATAAATGGCTGGACAAGTAAATCGCATTCACAAGTCCTGAGCGTTGAATCCATCCCGTGTACAGTAGCAACAAAAACCATTAATTTGTTATGATACGGATCTAAAGTAAACTACTCATAAGTAAGGCCGAAATTCTATTAAAGTTGAAACCGCCTACTACCAACCCCCCCACTTAATCGTCAATAGTGTCAAGAGTGAAGGTGCATGCATGTTAATAGTAAGTTACTAAGTTTTGTCCAGTAAAAGCAGAATTCTAAGATTTAATGAGCTTCACTTCAGCAAAAACATAACCAATGATCTTACCTCCAGATGACACGCTGGCTTGAACCGTAACTAGCCCACCATACAGCACTAGACGGGGAATAAGTCATAACAGACAGGCCAAATCCCCTATAAAAACCCCTGAAACCATCAGTCTTTATAATGTTACGAGCAACATCAAGACCCCCATTATATTTGGCATGACCAGAATATCCTTGTACCATTAACTTTTGGCTAACCTGAGTGAAatcattacaaaagaaaaactCTAAATTATGCTTCAATTTTTTTCAGAATGCATCTAGGATAGTTCATTCCTCTTAACAAAAAATTGGGAGTATATACAAGTCAAAAACAAAGCAGCATGTCTAACTCGATCAAACAAAAATATCTTTGTTTCTCTATTCACTTAGAGACAAATGACGCAATGTACAAAGAACTAACTAAACATGAAACCACATACATACCACATCAATCGGAACAAATACAGCTTGAGAAAAAAGCGAAGCTGTCATGCCAGCAATACCATTAGCTACAGCAGCTTGAGGTGCTTCCGACAATTTAAAGGGTTCAACCATCTTAAAAGCTGCAACTTTTGTAGTCTCCAAAGCAGTAAGAAAAATAATCCTGGCAGGAATTGCACCAGTGATGACTGTACCAAACCCTTTATACAGACCAGGAATTCCATCGGTTTTCAATAGGCCCTTAACAACAGAATATGCACTCTTCTCAACACTATCCTTTGTAGCGACCTGAAGCCTTGTTTTCACAACAGAAACCGGATACAAGGCCACTGTAATCCCCGTAAAGATCCCCGCTCCTGCCACATAAAATTTAGTCTTGTCGAGCCTGCCCAAAGAAAAGGGTCCAAGTAATAAGCACATGAAAGATAGCACATTCAAGAATTAGCAGTAAAAacaaccaaaccaaacaacagAACTAAAATTCTAGCACATATTAACATTACCAAACATGACAGTTAATTgatcaaatcaaaatcaattgaaTTCTTGATAAGACCTAAAattgagagcaagttaataaccCAGATCAAAAATAACAAGATTTTACATTACCCAAACAAATTAACtaacacaaaaacaaaagaaaacagaaagaaaatcaagaaagcCAAACAGTTAAGAAAGAATGACATACTTGTCCCAATTAATCTCTGTGTGGCCAAATGATTGAACTCTGGCATTATTTGCTTCCATTATTAATATTGTTTGAACAATAAATcaagatttgatttttaataatccGGCGGAAAAGGGAAAAGAAAAAAGGAATTCTAAGAATGCATTTAGTGtgaatttttagtttaaaaatgaatttttagttTGGTCTGGATTTTGCATTTCTCAGAAAAAAGATGGTTACTTGGAGCCAAAACAAACAATTCGTttctctatttatttttttggttctaaagtttatatgatttgattttaattttaatttaagccGACATGAGTTAGGGAAAGCCAAGTTTGATGAGGGGCCATTTACTTCATAATTTGGACCAATCATGGCCTCTAAGTATTTGAGGgacaaatttaatatataaatttcttgtatattaattttaaattaaacagaTATTTAGCTAGTACTTTCCATTCTAAAATATGAACCCTATACTTTTTATATCACATTATTATGACCATATGTATTTTAGGTAGTGatttttagaatattatttATGTTTGTACTATATGTTTTTTAGTTGgtaatttacatttaaaatactTTCTAAATGTACTTGAAAATTGTCCTAAAGATATAAAAGCTGAGTTATTTGTTAATTGCTgacaagaaaattaaattataaataactgaGAAGGGTTATGGTTGACctgtattttttataatcagATTATTTGTAACAATTATAATGTGAAGCCAAGATATggactatttttatttttatgtttatttttttatcatttgtcTACTTTTTTGTCATTAAAGAAATAAAGCATGTGTAAAAAAGTTAAACCCACAATCTTAGTTTAAAAAGATGTTTTTTGTCTTTCAATTATTATTGATGTATAAGTTAATAATcgttatttaaatatatataaaagtttattagattttaattatttaagtagatatatatatataaaaactcaCAAACcctaatatttataattgttaatggaggtttttattttattatgttaaaatgtatttataatttaaatttacgggctttattttaactttttattaaaaattatggatttttttttaatttttttattaaaatctataggctttactttaattttttataggcTTTTAAAAACGCAAACCGATAAAAATTATGGAAACCGAACCGACTGAAGTTTTTCGGTTAAAAAATTTTGGTGTTTGGTTAAATAAAGAACGGTTTGAATTGGAATTTTTCCAAaccaaaaaaactgaaaaaaattctaaccgaaccaaaccgaccgatgctcacccctacttTTTCCTATTACATGATATGCAGTTTTcataccttttttttataatttaatttccgTACCCTTTAAAAAAAGGTTAATATTATAGTATGAGATTTAACCATTTGATGAGCCTCGTGTAACATTTCCTTTCAACCTTTGTCTATTGTGTCGCCTCACGCTTGCTCGAGAATAGTATCTTATGAACAAACTGAACATGGACATATACTGATGTTCCGCTCGTTTACGTTCACGAACAGTTTGTTTAATCATTCGTGAATGAGTTCAATTAAGAGTTCGTGAAAGAGTTTGATAAAAATTTCACGAACAAACTCATGTATGAAATCGATTATAGGTTCGCGAGCtagctaattaaatttaaattgaatatactTTATTCttgtaatatattaaaataaaattatataattttaaaaaagaaaacaacaaaactgTAGTTTCAATTCATGTTCTAAGAGTTCGTCCGCGAACTTGTTTAGTTGGTAGCTAAATGAACTCGGCTTGAACAATGAACCGACTATGAGCGTTATATTATAAGTTCTAAATGAACCAAACATCAACATCTTACAGCCCTATTTCCTCAATTATCACCGCTAGAAAGATGTCTTTTGTTCTCACTTTAAAATGCTAATTCCATTCATTAGCAGAAAGAAAAGGACAGTGTGTGCAAGAAAAAAATTAGctattattttattgtaaattattataatttttttatgtaattttgtaaaatttagaatattaaattatattttatatattgctaTATTATAGTATATCATGATTAGTTTATAATATCTACAAAATATATAAGAATAGTTTAGTAGTATTAGATTGattatatcttttttaaaaaagttatcaGGACTCtctgtaactttttaaaatttactactTCAATagctgaattttaaaaattattattagtgtttaaaattttatatttttcatattattattattattattataaatttatcaaataatcacTTAAATTTATGAGtcatactaataaaaaaataacgacTATGCATTTAGTAGATTCGTTCATGGGCTGAGCTTTGCCAGACTGGGGTCGCGGCCCACCATACTTGACAAAATTTAATGCAAATCCTAGTTCAGCCCTAGGCCGGCTCTGATTATATAGTTAGTATTACTAACTAAATTTGGTTCATATATATTTGTACGAATTCGGGCTGGACTTTTTCGAACTTGTATGTAAAATTATagaataaataaaagtttaagtatgttcataaaaaataaaactactaCAAGCTTGAATTCAGATGGATCTtgacataaaaattaataattaattaaagccTGCCCATAAACCGTAAAAAtcctaaaattaataattaattaagttgtatGTTGCATTTATGGTTCTGCTTCTCCAATTGTTCACAGAAAATTATACAATACAACCGTTGTGTTATGTCAATCGTACAACAAACTAATTGTGCTTAGCTATCTGgaatcttaaaaattaaaagaataaataataattaaaaaattctttaTTACAAATGCTTATTGGTTTGTTAAAAATatgacatgacacaaccaaTGCATGGTAACATCACTCATTATTCACACTCACGGTTTTGTTTCACATATTAGGAAAGTCTTGCcacatgaaaagaaaaataatttcaaaggttataaataaataaaagatttaaCAATATAGTATAGCTTTAGAAACTTGATTGCTTAAAATGTCATGAAGTTTTGAcgtgttttacaattttaacataaatttttaattttgacaatgtCACACACCAACTCTCTAATttacaattcaaaaaaaatgtagcaattttttgaagaaaatattGACATGGACGTCGGAACAGTATTTATTCTGAAGTACATGTcgataatttttaaagaaaaattgtccgattttttgttatttatgtgTATGTTCAAACATGTCCTTCTCGAAACTACTATGTTGTATTGGTTAATCATGTGACTTTTTGATTAATgaaattctatttaaaaaaatgatattattgtaattattattgtaaagatgaagaatataaattatttattgtaaaaatcatttaaaaatcttaaaaagtcatatatttaatgataaatcaACTTGCttaaatgaacaattaaaaaatacagGGATGAAAGTATACTCAGTGCTAAACAGTAGgatatgaatagaatattcccATCAAAATATGATATGCGGAAAAATAAAACGCGGCGAATCAAACATAGGAGAAAACAAAGACATTCACATTCATCCATTAACATTCCATCAAAAATACGGAAGCTAAACTAACAAAGCTGTGACATATATATAAAGAACAACaaacaaaccaaaacatttACAGTCAGCTTTCTTTCTGTGGAAAGTTTCCAAAAATGGAAGTTCATATCTGTCATTTCCTATTATCGCAAATAACAACTGTAAATGCAATCAAATTTTCAATAATATAATTTGGACtttaatcatttttattcaTAAGTTTTCCTTATTTATCGTAGTGAAAGGTGAAAGCAATAGCAAATTTAATTGGTTTTTCTAATCTTTCTCTAAAAAACGCGTTTTTCTTTACAGTGTTTAATGTGTAAACTTTGAAAGAGGATCTAGGCGTGTCAATTTGTAACACGggatcattaaattaaatttatatttttttgaataattaacttaaaaactctttatttttagatcaaattattttataattatatttttaaaacgcgtaaaatacaaatcagatGTGAGtgatgtgaattttttttaattccttaattgttgcgataaaattatcctaaatctattttttgcaataaaatataaattatcgaaTAATCTGATTCAAAAATGAAGAGTGTTTGgattagttgttttaaaaaaatttaattggattaaataaccccgtgtcacaagttcaaagAGCGCGTTGActctttgttttttaaattttaagctATCATTTCTAAAACAAACCGCTTGAGAAATCGGCAATGACTATCAATTTACGGTTCAATTACTGATTAACCACTCAATAAAAACAGTTATGTGATAgatatatattttctaaaaataaaattgtattaaCTTTTGTATACATATACCTTTTTTTCGAGAAAATGTGCTTACTATGAGTTTATTTGTGTGGCAGCGATTTATAATAAATGTGTTTATCATATATAACCATTGCGTCAtgtcatatttataataaataacaaGTATTTATAAtaggaaatttttttaataagtttttctattattaaattttttatatgaacAACACAGTATTAATTTATTGTACGAATAATATGACGTAGTAATATTTTTGTTGTATAATTTAACTTATAATAAGTGCAGaaactgatttttattttgtttgttggCTTTTCCTGGTCTGGTCATATGGAATTGTGAAACTGAAGTAGCTTTAAGCCAAGAAGCACCAGTCTTTATTATTAGTCTGTCTGAGTCACCCTCTCTCGAGAGCCCACCACCAAGAACACGAACACAAAATTGAAAGTAGAGAAAAGAAACAATCTTGCATGTCAAGATCAAGAAATGTACTTTCTCCTTAAACCCACTCTCTCCCAATTCcccattctttttcttcttctcacCACCTTCACTCTAACAGGTCACTTCTaactctttcttttcttttaccaTTTCATAAACCTGTCTTTTTTATACCATCTTAATCAGTTTTGTGGATTGTGATGATTAATTAGAGTGATCAATTTGGTTCTTGAATTTGATAAATCAGATAATGGGGTTCCTTTAAATGGTATCAAAACTTGTAAAGTTGTCTTCTTTTGGTCCTTTTTGGTGTTTagattaatgattttttttttgaaaatttgagattttgttCATTTGCTTTTCAAATGCTTTACAATCTAGCTTTTGGGATGCTAATTTTTGTGAAATTAGagtttttgtttggttcatggCAATTTTGCATGAGTGCAATTAGGAAAAGACAATGTGGACATTTTAGTAATTTGCGCTTCTTCCTCTGATTATGATAACTTAATCAGAGAAAGAAAACAATGTAGAACCAAGGGGTTATAGCTGTTTTTTTTACAgggttttgttatttttatgtcCTGTGTTTAATTTTTGTCATCCGAGAGTTTATAgaagatgataataaaattggaagtagaaaactaaaatattatgtAATTTTTGCTCTGTTCCATGTTCTAGTAATAATCACCTGATGTTAGTGCTTAACCTTCATCATTTGTAAATTCTATTATTGGTGCTATTCTTATAAAATTGGCTGCTTACTATTGTTTACAACAGAGGCATATGATTCTCTTGACCCTACTGGAAATATCACAGTCAAATGGGATATTATAAACTGGACGCCTGATGGCTATATTGTAAGTGTTTACTTAATTTTATATGTTCATAAAGTCTTAATATTTTGCACAATCACAAAGGTCAAATAGCAGAcagtttttgttgttgtttacaACCACTATAACGCCTTTTAGTTCCCAAACAACAGCCTTATGTTTCATTTCTTATTTTATGCTTATATTCGAGCAGAAGAGAACTAATGAACGAAATTCCGAATCTTTTGTCGTAAAAAGTTGGTTGTTTCAGTAATGTTAATGGAGTTGCAAATACAGTTATCGTGCTCGTGTTTCTAATATCATTCtgctttcaattttttctttcaacGGTGTTATTTGGGAACTAAAAGGTGTTATAGTGGTTGTAATTTATATGTTCATATCTACGGATTGTACTATCCACATTTTTATCGTACCATTTTCCTTAATGGTTGGAGTATCATATCCTGGTGGAATTTTGATTGTTTCATCTGAATTTTGAATAAATAGGCTGTTGTTACATTATACAACTTCCAGCAATATCGGCACATTCAAACGCCAGGGTGGACATTAGGATGGGCATGGCAAAAGAAAGAGGTAATATGGAACATGGTAGGAGGTCAAACAACAGAGCAGGGCGACTGTTCCAGATTCAAAGGGAACGTTCCACATTGCTGTAAGAAAATTCCAACAGTTGTGGATTTATTGCCCGGAACTCCTTACAATCAGCAAATTGCAAACTGCTGCAAAGGCGGTGTAATCAGTTCATGGGGACAAGATTCATCTAAAGCAGTTAGCGCATTCCAGCTTAGTGTAGGTGCAGCTGGAACCACAAACAAAACAGTCAGGTTGCCCGTAAACTTCACCTTGGAGGCACCGGGACCTGGTTATACATGTGGGCCAGGGAAAATTGTTAGACCTACTAAATTTTTCACTGCTGATAAAAGAAGAGTGACACAAGCTTTGAGTAAGTGATTCAATCATATAGTTACATGCATGTGATCCTTTTCCAAATAAACCACATCTCGTGTAAATTTTTTATCTCGTAATATGCTCCTCGGAGATCATTTTAAGAAACAATTTCCATTTAACCTCATCTATTGGTTTAAGGACCCTTTATTATGGAGATGTAAGTGATTTCTGATTATGTTATTGCAGTGACGTGGAATGTTACATGCACATATTCACAGTTCCTAGCTCAAAAGACCCCTACTTGCTGTGTTTCACTCTCATCATTCTACAATGACACAATAGTTCCCTGCCCGACATGTGCCTGTGGCTGTCAAAGCAACACTTCTCTGTCGGGAGGTTGTGTGGAGTAAGTTCATTTCACGGAAAAACTAATCTTCTTTCTTCTCGGTTTAGGATATGAACACAAACATAACAGTGTCTCGACTCACAATTTACTTATCATTTTGTACTTTGCAGTCCGGACAAACCACATTTAGCGTCAGTAGTTTCAAGTTCAGGGAAAATTATTCCCGCACCTCTTGTTCGATGCACACATCATATGTGTCCAATCAGAATTCACTGGCATGTTAAAGTTAACTACAAAGAATACTGGCGGGTTAAAATCACAGTTACAAATTTCAATTACATT
Coding sequences within it:
- the LOC126679002 gene encoding probable methyltransferase At1g29790 is translated as MQNSRSLKSISRIFLVMLSTLLLISLLTMFTSTSNISYPPFIFTTKKSISNDLTSLPYSLQTQVSNLQTQLGVLLHQLHNDSSDSKTLAKFSDQVLRVAVSLDKLADSLSATISTNAPANGDEMSKVDKDLTEPDEENEEDQERSMSVKIFDSGEIRTYLSPKPNRQSGKKTFLGVEAISSSVGLLCTTMPTNVDRFMSYKKYEICPDDSDLAQKLIVNGCDPLPRRRCLSRTPQNYSNPLPANSSLWSQPSDNNILWSHYQCKGYSCLISKRGFSKCSDCFDLSIQRWGIPENDSVSAEFGIDQVLRLKPGEIRIGLDFSPTTGTFAALMRERNVTIASATLNLGAPYNEVIALRGLLPLYLSIGSRLPFFDNTLDIVHSTLFLDGWISMELLQFALFDWDRVLRPKGLLWIDRFFCKKEDMQMYLDEFGRLGYKKLLWRIVPKIDKLEDELFLSAVLEKPIRR
- the LOC126679003 gene encoding uncharacterized protein LOC126679003; this translates as MEANNARVQSFGHTEINWDKLDKTKFYVAGAGIFTGITVALYPVSVVKTRLQVATKDSVEKSAYSVVKGLLKTDGIPGLYKGFGTVITGAIPARIIFLTALETTKVAAFKMVEPFKLSEAPQAAVANGIAGMTASLFSQAVFVPIDVVSQKLMVQGYSGHAKYNGGLDVARNIIKTDGFRGFYRGFGLSVMTYSPSSAVWWASYGSSQRVIWRLLGYGTDADIAAPSHSKLMLVQASGGIIAGATASCITTPLDTIKTRLQVMGLGRRSSARQVVKNLIKDDGWTGLYRGFGPRFFSMSAWGTSMIIAYEYLKRLCAKDE
- the LOC126676478 gene encoding protein COBRA-like — encoded protein: MYFLLKPTLSQFPILFLLLTTFTLTEAYDSLDPTGNITVKWDIINWTPDGYIAVVTLYNFQQYRHIQTPGWTLGWAWQKKEVIWNMVGGQTTEQGDCSRFKGNVPHCCKKIPTVVDLLPGTPYNQQIANCCKGGVISSWGQDSSKAVSAFQLSVGAAGTTNKTVRLPVNFTLEAPGPGYTCGPGKIVRPTKFFTADKRRVTQALMTWNVTCTYSQFLAQKTPTCCVSLSSFYNDTIVPCPTCACGCQSNTSLSGGCVDPDKPHLASVVSSSGKIIPAPLVRCTHHMCPIRIHWHVKVNYKEYWRVKITVTNFNYIMNYSQWNMVVQHPNLNNLTQIFSFNYKSLTPYADINDTAMLWGIQYYNDMLMQAGRSGNVQSELLFQKDKTSFTFEKGWAFPRRIYFNGDNCVMPPPDAYPWLPNAGSRHLTSPLVLIIGSLSALAFLNRYL